One window of the Rhizobiaceae bacterium genome contains the following:
- a CDS encoding carboxypeptidase M32, with protein sequence MSFQKLDELCRKLEALEHALSILGADEATHMAVGGGEKRAEAMAALAGMHHRQATAPHIADWIDAAENEALDEEQTAALREFRRQYINMTCLPTEFVERQTAARMRSEQLWRDLRAKGDWAGFMPALDGVIALVREEANLRAEKLGLDPYDALMEQFDPGNRAADIEPVFDELKTFLKDFVPQALAVQEARLAKRPLKALSGTYPVERQRELGLAMMVAVGFDLTHGSLSVSHHPFCGGVPTDVRITTRYKTTEFLSALMGVLHETGHALYEQNLPKKWAHWPLGRARGMAVHESQSLFVEKQIGRNPAFWHWALPTVEKHLGEDWSLDDILPHVHHVNRGLIRVDADEVTYPLHVILRFELERELISGRMATREIPEAWDAKMREYLVLSTIDNPADGPMQDVHWPGAAFGYFPSYTLGAMMAAQQWVALTKKHPEADDEIAEGKFDTVNAWRRDNIWSQGSRWSTPELLERATGERLDARYFIDHLKARYGA encoded by the coding sequence ATGTCCTTCCAGAAACTCGACGAACTGTGCCGCAAGCTCGAAGCGCTGGAGCATGCGCTGTCCATCCTCGGCGCGGACGAGGCCACCCACATGGCGGTCGGCGGCGGCGAGAAGCGTGCCGAGGCGATGGCCGCGCTCGCTGGCATGCATCATCGGCAGGCGACCGCGCCTCATATCGCCGACTGGATAGACGCCGCCGAAAACGAGGCGCTGGACGAGGAGCAGACGGCCGCGCTGCGCGAGTTCAGGCGGCAATATATCAACATGACCTGCCTGCCGACCGAGTTCGTCGAGCGGCAGACCGCCGCCCGCATGCGATCCGAACAACTCTGGCGCGACCTGCGCGCCAAGGGCGACTGGGCGGGCTTCATGCCGGCGCTGGACGGCGTTATAGCGCTGGTCCGCGAGGAAGCGAACCTGCGCGCCGAAAAGCTCGGCCTCGATCCCTACGACGCGCTGATGGAGCAGTTCGATCCGGGCAACCGCGCCGCCGACATCGAGCCAGTCTTCGACGAGCTGAAGACCTTCCTCAAGGATTTCGTCCCGCAGGCGCTGGCCGTGCAGGAAGCGCGTCTCGCGAAACGCCCGCTGAAAGCACTGTCCGGCACCTATCCGGTCGAGCGCCAGCGCGAGCTCGGTCTCGCCATGATGGTGGCGGTCGGCTTCGACCTGACGCATGGCAGCCTGTCCGTCTCCCACCATCCTTTCTGCGGCGGCGTGCCGACCGACGTGCGCATCACCACACGCTATAAGACGACGGAGTTCCTGTCGGCGCTGATGGGCGTGCTGCACGAGACCGGCCATGCGCTTTACGAGCAGAACCTGCCGAAGAAGTGGGCGCATTGGCCGCTCGGCCGCGCGCGCGGCATGGCGGTGCATGAGAGCCAGAGCCTGTTCGTGGAAAAGCAGATCGGCCGCAACCCGGCCTTCTGGCATTGGGCGCTGCCGACGGTGGAGAAGCATCTCGGCGAGGACTGGTCGCTGGACGATATCCTGCCGCATGTCCATCACGTCAACCGCGGCCTGATCCGCGTCGATGCTGACGAGGTCACCTATCCGCTGCATGTCATCCTGCGCTTCGAGCTGGAGCGCGAGCTCATCTCCGGCCGCATGGCGACGCGCGAAATACCGGAAGCGTGGGACGCCAAGATGCGGGAATATCTGGTGCTCTCCACCATCGACAATCCGGCCGACGGCCCGATGCAGGACGTGCACTGGCCCGGCGCGGCCTTCGGCTATTTCCCCTCCTACACGCTCGGCGCGATGATGGCGGCGCAGCAATGGGTGGCGCTGACGAAGAAGCATCCCGAGGCCGACGACGAGATCGCCGAGGGGAAATTCGACACGGTCAATGCATGGCGGCGCGATAATATCTGGTCGCAGGGTTCCCGCTGGTCGACGCCGGAGCTTCTGGAACGCGCCACCGGCGAAAGGCTCGACGCACGCTATTTCATCGATCACCTGAAGGCCCGCTACGGTGCCTGA
- a CDS encoding 2-dehydropantoate 2-reductase, translating to MPEPAAGSNGRLIAVFGAGSIGCYIGGRLAATGTKVRFIGRERLAKAIAADGLRLTDHKGGDLRIAPGEVDYRTDPMGLTRADLILVTVKAGDTGSAAQALAQYAPREAVVVSFQNGIGNEDILRGKLPGRTVLPGMVPFNVVQLPHSTFKQASGGALDIEKSDALAPYLDAFARAGLPLTQHADFRPVQWGKLLMNLNNAISGLSGLTLREELSQRDYRRCLALAQEEALAAMDAAGIRPAKLTPLPPHWLPHLLRLPDWIFLKLAGGVMAIDPAARSSMIDALDSGRRTDVDWLNGEIVRLAERHGLTAPANAALVDLIHRSEAGPRRRWSGADLLRELLRRSDS from the coding sequence GTGCCTGAGCCCGCTGCCGGCTCGAACGGCAGGCTGATCGCCGTCTTCGGCGCCGGCAGCATCGGCTGCTATATCGGCGGCCGTCTTGCCGCGACCGGCACGAAGGTGCGCTTCATCGGCCGCGAAAGGCTCGCCAAGGCGATCGCGGCCGATGGCCTGCGCCTCACCGACCACAAGGGCGGCGACCTGCGCATTGCCCCCGGCGAGGTCGATTACCGCACGGACCCGATGGGCCTCACCCGCGCCGACCTGATCCTCGTCACCGTCAAGGCGGGCGACACCGGATCAGCGGCGCAAGCGCTGGCGCAATATGCGCCGCGCGAGGCGGTGGTCGTCTCCTTCCAGAACGGCATCGGCAACGAGGACATTCTGCGCGGAAAGCTGCCCGGCCGCACGGTCCTGCCCGGCATGGTGCCGTTCAACGTCGTCCAGCTTCCCCACTCCACTTTCAAGCAGGCGAGCGGCGGCGCGCTGGATATCGAGAAATCCGACGCCCTCGCCCCCTATCTCGACGCTTTCGCGCGAGCCGGCCTGCCGCTCACCCAGCATGCGGATTTCCGCCCCGTACAGTGGGGCAAGCTCCTGATGAACCTCAACAACGCCATAAGCGGCCTGTCAGGTCTCACGCTGCGCGAGGAACTGTCGCAGCGCGACTACCGCCGCTGCCTAGCCTTGGCACAGGAGGAGGCACTCGCCGCCATGGACGCCGCCGGCATCCGCCCCGCGAAACTGACCCCGCTGCCGCCGCACTGGCTGCCGCATCTTCTCCGCCTGCCGGACTGGATTTTCCTGAAGCTGGCCGGAGGCGTCATGGCGATCGATCCGGCCGCGCGCTCCTCCATGATCGACGCGCTCGACAGCGGCCGCAGGACCGACGTGGACTGGCTGAACGGCGAGATCGTCAGGCTGGCCGAAAGACACGGCCTCACCGCTCCCGCCAATGCAGCGCTGGTGGACCTCATCCACCGCTCCGAAGCCGGCCCCCGCAGACGCTGGTCCGGCGCGGACCTGCTTCGGGAACTCCTCCGGCGAAGTGATAGCTGA
- a CDS encoding FAD-binding dehydrogenase, whose translation MAFWQDAGEEEPVVEHADAIIVGAGLAGLVAACELADSGKRVIILEQENENSLGGQAFWSLGGLFFVDSPEQRRMRIRDSRELALQDWMGSAQFDRPEDFWPRKTAEAFVDFAAGEMRPWLHGMGMRWFPVVGWAERGGALANGHGNSVPRFHITWGTGPGVLEPFERRLRVHVDAGRVALKFRHRAGCLIRKNGAVTGVSGEILEPSPVERGRVSSRTVVGDFEVSAPAVIVTSGGIGGNHELVRKNWPVDRIGPPPAKMVSGVPAHVDGRMVGVAQEAGAAVINADRMWHYTEGIENWSPIWPNHGIRILPGPSSLWFDALGQRLEPPFMPGFDTLGTLKRILSTGSDYSWFILTHDIIRKEFALSGSEQNADLTSKSWLAVLKSRRGKGAPPPVRAFMEKGADFLVRNDLNDLVAAMNALAGNALLDTAHIRAQIEARDRELQNPFSKDAQVTAIRGARKYLGDRLVRVAKPHAVLDPAAGPLIAVRLNILTRKTLGGLHTDIDGQVLDSAGDPVPGLYAAGEVAGFGGGGYHGYNALEGTFLGGCIFSGRNAGRKAAK comes from the coding sequence ATGGCATTCTGGCAAGACGCGGGAGAGGAGGAGCCGGTGGTCGAGCATGCGGACGCCATCATCGTGGGTGCCGGACTGGCGGGGCTTGTCGCTGCCTGCGAGCTCGCCGATTCCGGCAAACGCGTCATCATTCTGGAACAGGAGAACGAGAACTCGCTCGGCGGTCAGGCTTTCTGGTCACTTGGCGGCCTCTTCTTCGTCGACAGTCCCGAGCAGCGCCGCATGCGCATCCGCGACAGCCGGGAACTCGCGCTTCAGGACTGGATGGGCTCCGCGCAGTTCGACCGCCCGGAAGACTTTTGGCCGCGCAAGACGGCGGAAGCCTTCGTCGATTTCGCCGCCGGCGAGATGCGGCCGTGGCTCCACGGCATGGGCATGCGCTGGTTCCCGGTCGTCGGCTGGGCTGAGCGCGGTGGCGCGCTGGCGAACGGCCATGGCAATTCGGTGCCACGCTTCCACATCACATGGGGCACCGGACCGGGCGTGCTGGAGCCGTTCGAGAGACGCCTTCGCGTGCATGTCGACGCCGGCCGCGTGGCGCTAAAGTTCAGGCATCGGGCGGGTTGTCTCATCAGGAAGAATGGCGCCGTCACCGGTGTCAGCGGCGAAATCCTGGAGCCATCCCCTGTCGAGCGCGGTCGGGTTTCGTCGCGTACGGTGGTCGGCGATTTCGAGGTTTCCGCCCCGGCCGTGATCGTCACCTCCGGCGGCATCGGCGGCAATCATGAGCTTGTCCGCAAGAACTGGCCGGTCGACCGGATTGGCCCGCCGCCGGCTAAAATGGTCTCGGGCGTGCCTGCCCATGTCGATGGCCGCATGGTCGGCGTCGCGCAGGAGGCTGGCGCCGCAGTCATCAATGCCGACCGCATGTGGCACTACACGGAAGGCATCGAAAACTGGTCGCCGATCTGGCCGAATCACGGCATCCGCATCCTGCCGGGACCGTCCTCGCTATGGTTCGACGCGCTCGGGCAGAGGCTCGAACCGCCCTTCATGCCGGGCTTCGACACGCTGGGCACGCTGAAGCGCATCCTGTCCACCGGCAGCGACTACTCGTGGTTCATCCTGACCCACGACATCATCCGCAAGGAGTTCGCCCTCTCGGGTTCGGAGCAGAACGCCGACCTGACCTCGAAAAGCTGGCTGGCCGTGCTGAAAAGCCGGCGCGGCAAGGGCGCTCCGCCGCCGGTCCGCGCCTTCATGGAAAAGGGCGCGGATTTCCTCGTGCGCAACGACTTGAACGACCTCGTTGCCGCGATGAACGCGCTTGCCGGCAACGCCCTGCTCGATACAGCGCATATACGCGCGCAGATCGAGGCGCGGGACCGCGAGTTGCAAAACCCGTTCTCCAAGGATGCGCAGGTCACAGCCATCCGCGGCGCGCGAAAATATCTCGGGGACCGGCTGGTGCGTGTCGCCAAACCGCACGCGGTTCTCGATCCGGCGGCCGGCCCGTTGATCGCCGTGCGGTTGAACATCCTGACCCGCAAGACGCTCGGCGGACTGCATACGGATATTGACGGACAGGTACTCGATAGTGCGGGCGACCCGGTTCCGGGCCTCTACGCAGCCGGCGAGGTGGCGGGTTTCGGCGGAGGCGGCTATCACGGCTACAATGCGCTGGAGGGTACGTTCCTCGGCGGCTGTATCTTCTCAGGACGCAATGCAGGGCGAAAGGCGGCAAAATAG
- a CDS encoding amidohydrolase: MQFSNSDIAELTAWRHKLHQFPEISGEEEKTAQEVVAFLADTGPDRVITGLGGHGVAVVFDSGKPGPTLLFRSELDALPIEEIGDVPYRSRVPGKSHMCGHEGHTTILAAVARQLARRRPAKGRVVLMFQPAEETGAGAAGVVADPRYEEILPDYAFSLHNLPGVPFGQVRLKEGVVNCASRGMRVVLTGKTAHSSMPETGTSPMLAVSELMPKLAALGGGHFSSEDFAMATVTHVSMGEAVFGVAPGRAEIWTTLRTRLDERMDGLVADAEKLARDAAGAHGLGCAFDYHEIFVASLNAPEAIAHLRAALDAEGVPHDESGLPMRASEDFGTFGHRAKSAMFFLGAGENHPALHNPDYDFPDDLIAIGARVFLRIVRNMLG; this comes from the coding sequence ATGCAATTCTCGAACAGCGACATTGCCGAACTCACCGCATGGCGGCACAAGCTCCACCAGTTCCCGGAGATTTCCGGCGAGGAGGAAAAGACCGCGCAGGAGGTGGTCGCGTTCCTAGCCGACACCGGCCCGGATCGTGTGATCACCGGACTGGGCGGGCACGGCGTCGCCGTGGTCTTCGACAGCGGCAAGCCGGGGCCGACGCTGCTGTTCCGCTCGGAGCTCGACGCATTGCCGATCGAGGAGATCGGAGACGTGCCCTATCGCAGCCGCGTGCCCGGCAAGTCGCATATGTGCGGCCACGAGGGGCACACGACTATTCTGGCGGCGGTGGCGCGGCAATTGGCGCGGCGGCGTCCTGCGAAAGGCCGTGTCGTGCTGATGTTCCAGCCGGCCGAAGAGACGGGCGCGGGCGCTGCCGGGGTCGTCGCCGATCCGCGCTACGAGGAAATCCTGCCGGACTATGCGTTCTCGCTGCACAACCTCCCCGGCGTGCCCTTCGGCCAGGTCCGCCTGAAGGAAGGCGTGGTCAATTGCGCCTCGCGCGGGATGCGCGTCGTCCTCACCGGCAAGACGGCGCATTCGTCCATGCCGGAGACCGGCACCTCGCCCATGCTGGCAGTCAGCGAACTCATGCCGAAACTGGCGGCGCTCGGCGGCGGCCATTTTTCCTCGGAAGACTTCGCCATGGCGACTGTCACCCATGTCTCCATGGGCGAGGCGGTTTTCGGCGTCGCTCCGGGCAGGGCCGAGATCTGGACGACGCTGCGCACGCGCCTCGACGAGCGCATGGACGGTCTTGTCGCGGACGCCGAGAAGCTTGCGCGCGACGCCGCCGGGGCGCATGGGCTCGGCTGCGCTTTTGACTATCACGAAATCTTCGTCGCGAGCCTCAACGCTCCCGAGGCCATCGCCCATCTGCGCGCGGCCCTGGACGCGGAGGGCGTCCCGCACGACGAAAGCGGCCTGCCCATGCGCGCATCGGAGGATTTCGGCACGTTCGGCCACAGGGCGAAATCGGCGATGTTCTTCCTCGGCGCGGGCGAGAACCACCCTGCCCTGCACAATCCGGACTACGATTTTCCGGACGACCTGATCGCCATCGGCGCGCGGGTGTTCCTGCGCATCGTGCGGAACATGCTCGGGTGA
- a CDS encoding ABC transporter transmembrane domain-containing protein, with the protein MVSMAREPLGQIDGRQRSLRPLSRLWPYVLRYRVMLAAALFFLLLASGTTLSLPLAVRRMIDHGFSAADSAFITQYFSMLVMLAGVLAFASASRYYFVTMIGERVVADVRRDVFAHVVTLSPAFFDRSHSGEIVSRLTADTTQIKSAVGVSVSIALRDTILAVGSLGMMIYTSPKLSAVAIAAMPVILLPLIGFGRSVRKRSRKAQDMLAGATAYASEQISSVRTLQAFTNESLVTDRFAQSVDAALQTARRSTLARTVLTFFGVFAIFGSIVGILWLGAQDVLSGAMSAGTLGQYLIYAVMAAGALGALSEVWAELAQASGAAERLTELLAEKPAIAAPVKPKALPVPPRGAIEFRGVSFSYEAQSDRSALHDLSFRIAPGETVAIVGPSGAGKTTIFSLLLRYYDAKAGSVLIDGVDVRDADPAEIRKRIALVPQDPTVFAASVADNIGFGRPGAGREEIVAAARTALATDFIEKMPAGYDTVVGERGMTLSGGQRQRIAIARAVLRDAPILLLDEATSALDAESETLVQQALEHLMQHRTTLVIAHRLATVLKADRILVMNEGRIVEEGTHASLVAKGGIYARLAKLQFETGASAFQAAE; encoded by the coding sequence ATGGTGAGCATGGCCAGAGAGCCGCTTGGACAGATCGACGGCCGTCAAAGGTCGCTCCGCCCGCTGAGCCGGCTGTGGCCCTACGTGCTGCGCTATCGTGTCATGCTGGCCGCGGCGCTGTTCTTCCTGCTGCTTGCGTCGGGCACCACGCTGTCGCTGCCGCTTGCTGTCCGCCGGATGATCGATCATGGCTTCTCGGCGGCGGATTCAGCCTTCATCACCCAGTATTTCTCGATGCTGGTCATGCTTGCCGGCGTTCTCGCCTTCGCCTCCGCCTCCCGCTATTATTTCGTGACCATGATCGGCGAGCGCGTCGTCGCGGATGTGCGGCGCGACGTGTTCGCCCATGTGGTCACGCTCTCGCCGGCCTTCTTCGACCGGTCGCACTCCGGCGAGATCGTCTCGCGCCTCACCGCCGACACGACGCAGATCAAGTCGGCGGTCGGCGTTTCGGTGTCGATCGCGCTGCGCGACACGATCCTTGCCGTCGGCTCGCTCGGCATGATGATCTACACCAGCCCGAAGCTGTCGGCCGTGGCGATCGCGGCCATGCCCGTCATCCTCCTGCCGCTGATCGGCTTCGGCCGCAGCGTGCGCAAGCGCTCCCGCAAGGCGCAGGACATGCTGGCCGGCGCGACGGCCTACGCCAGCGAGCAGATTTCCTCGGTGCGGACCTTGCAGGCCTTCACCAATGAAAGCCTGGTGACGGACCGCTTCGCGCAGTCCGTCGATGCCGCCCTCCAGACGGCTCGCCGGTCGACGCTGGCGCGTACGGTGCTGACCTTCTTCGGCGTCTTCGCCATATTCGGCTCGATCGTCGGCATATTGTGGCTGGGCGCGCAGGATGTGCTCTCCGGGGCCATGTCCGCCGGCACGCTGGGACAATATCTCATCTATGCCGTCATGGCCGCCGGGGCGCTGGGCGCGCTTTCGGAGGTCTGGGCGGAACTGGCGCAGGCGTCGGGCGCGGCCGAACGGCTGACCGAGCTTTTGGCCGAGAAGCCGGCCATAGCGGCGCCCGTGAAGCCAAAGGCGCTGCCTGTTCCGCCGCGCGGCGCCATCGAATTTCGCGGCGTTTCGTTCTCCTACGAGGCGCAGTCCGACAGGTCCGCCCTCCACGATCTCAGCTTCCGTATCGCGCCCGGCGAGACGGTCGCCATCGTCGGACCCTCGGGCGCCGGCAAGACGACGATCTTCTCGCTGCTGCTGCGCTACTACGACGCCAAGGCGGGGTCCGTCCTGATCGACGGCGTCGACGTGCGCGACGCCGATCCCGCCGAGATCCGCAAGCGTATCGCGCTGGTGCCGCAGGACCCGACCGTTTTTGCCGCAAGCGTCGCGGACAATATCGGCTTCGGGCGGCCGGGCGCAGGCAGGGAAGAGATCGTGGCGGCGGCGAGGACCGCGCTGGCGACGGATTTCATCGAAAAGATGCCGGCAGGCTACGATACGGTGGTGGGCGAGCGCGGCATGACGCTTTCCGGCGGCCAGCGCCAGCGCATAGCCATCGCCCGCGCCGTGCTGCGTGACGCGCCGATCCTGCTTCTGGACGAGGCGACCTCGGCGCTGGACGCCGAAAGCGAGACGCTGGTGCAGCAGGCGCTGGAGCACCTGATGCAGCATCGCACAACGCTGGTCATCGCGCACCGGCTGGCGACCGTGCTCAAGGCCGACCGCATCCTCGTCATGAACGAGGGCCGCATCGTGGAGGAGGGCACGCATGCCAGCCTCGTCGCCAAGGGCGGCATCTATGCGCGACTCGCCAAGCTGCAGTTCGAGACCGGCGCAAGCGCGTTCCAGGCGGCAGAGTAG
- the rpmE gene encoding 50S ribosomal protein L31: MREKIHPDYHTIKVVMTNGTEYETRSTYGKEGDTLNLDIDPSTHPAWTGGQQQLVDRGGRLSKFKNKFANLGI, encoded by the coding sequence ATGAGAGAAAAGATCCATCCTGACTACCACACCATCAAGGTCGTCATGACCAATGGCACCGAGTACGAGACGCGCTCGACCTACGGCAAGGAAGGCGACACGCTGAACCTCGACATCGATCCGTCGACCCATCCGGCCTGGACCGGCGGCCAGCAGCAGCTCGTCGACCGTGGCGGCCGCCTGTCGAAGTTCAAGAACAAGTTCGCCAATCTCGGCATCTGA
- a CDS encoding cyclic nucleotide-binding domain-containing protein → MALDDDVRILSGVRLFHGFSPDQLRLLAFGAETLHLSAGRDLYHEGAPADSAFVVVSGGIRLYRERGEERVDMDIARPGTLLGELALIAPTRWLTSAEVVSDASVMRLNRKQFRRILEEYPDLARLLQRRIAEDLQTMLRRIERLSPRFAG, encoded by the coding sequence ATGGCGCTCGATGATGACGTCCGCATATTGTCGGGCGTCCGGCTGTTCCACGGCTTCAGCCCGGACCAACTGAGACTGCTGGCGTTCGGTGCGGAAACCCTGCATCTGTCGGCCGGCCGCGATCTCTATCACGAGGGAGCGCCTGCCGACTCGGCCTTCGTCGTGGTGTCGGGAGGCATCCGCCTCTATCGGGAACGCGGCGAGGAGCGGGTCGACATGGACATAGCGCGGCCCGGCACGCTGCTCGGCGAACTGGCGCTGATCGCGCCGACACGCTGGCTGACGAGCGCCGAGGTGGTTTCCGATGCGTCGGTGATGCGGCTCAACCGCAAGCAGTTCCGGCGTATCCTGGAGGAATATCCGGATCTCGCCCGGCTTCTGCAGCGGCGGATCGCGGAGGATCTCCAGACCATGCTGCGGCGGATCGAGAGGCTGTCGCCGCGTTTCGCCGGCTAG
- a CDS encoding response regulator transcription factor produces MTSRTILIVDDDDDLRSTLVEQLALYEEFDVLEEATATKGINAARNGLVDLLIMDVGLPDMDGREAVKVLRKGGYKAPIIMLTGHDTDSDTILGLEAGANDYVTKPFRFAVLLARIRAQLRQHEQSEDATFTVGPYTFKPSQKLLIDQRGSKIRLTEKEASIIKYLYRADHKVVTRDVLLEEVWGYNSGVTTHTLETHVYRLRQKIERDPSNAEILVTESGGYKLIP; encoded by the coding sequence ATGACCTCGCGCACCATCCTGATTGTAGATGACGATGACGACCTGCGCAGCACGCTGGTCGAGCAGCTTGCGCTCTACGAGGAGTTCGACGTGCTGGAAGAGGCTACGGCCACGAAGGGCATCAACGCCGCCCGAAATGGCCTGGTCGATCTTCTCATCATGGATGTCGGGCTTCCGGACATGGACGGCCGCGAGGCGGTGAAGGTTTTGAGAAAGGGCGGCTACAAGGCGCCCATCATCATGCTGACCGGCCACGACACCGATTCGGATACCATCCTCGGGCTGGAGGCGGGCGCTAACGACTATGTGACGAAGCCGTTCCGATTCGCGGTGCTGCTTGCCCGCATCCGCGCGCAATTGCGGCAGCACGAGCAGAGCGAGGATGCCACCTTCACGGTCGGACCATATACCTTCAAGCCTAGCCAGAAGCTGCTGATCGACCAGCGCGGCAGCAAGATCCGCCTTACCGAGAAGGAAGCTTCGATCATCAAGTATCTCTATCGGGCCGACCACAAGGTGGTGACGCGCGACGTGCTTCTGGAAGAGGTATGGGGCTACAATTCCGGCGTCACCACGCACACGCTGGAAACCCATGTCTATCGCCTGCGGCAGAAGATCGAGCGGGACCCTTCCAATGCGGAGATACTGGTCACGGAGAGCGGCGGCTACAAACTCATTCCCTGA
- a CDS encoding L,D-transpeptidase family protein, with product MNVEGTVFPCALGGSGIVTDKREGDGGTPRARMRILGGYHRRDHFPVGSTRLPLKPITPTLGWCEVPEDRNYNRPVRMPYAASHETMRRQDRLYDMCLVLDWNIRPRLRGRGSAIFFHLARSGFTPTQGCVAVTARVMARLLPYLSTRTVLTVR from the coding sequence ATGAATGTCGAAGGGACGGTGTTTCCCTGCGCGCTCGGTGGTAGCGGTATCGTCACGGACAAGCGCGAAGGCGACGGCGGAACGCCGCGGGCCAGGATGCGCATCCTCGGCGGCTACCACCGCCGCGATCACTTTCCGGTGGGTTCGACGCGCCTGCCACTCAAGCCCATCACGCCGACGCTGGGCTGGTGCGAGGTGCCGGAGGACCGCAACTACAACCGGCCGGTACGAATGCCCTATGCCGCCAGCCATGAGACCATGCGGCGGCAGGACAGGCTCTACGACATGTGTCTGGTGCTGGACTGGAACATCAGGCCGCGCCTTCGCGGACGCGGCAGCGCGATCTTCTTCCATCTGGCGCGGAGCGGTTTCACGCCGACGCAGGGGTGCGTGGCCGTCACCGCAAGGGTGATGGCGCGGCTTCTGCCCTATCTCTCCACACGCACCGTGCTGACGGTGCGCTGA
- a CDS encoding DUF1127 domain-containing protein, with the protein MAIDLVTAPHPRRNSWLTSILGFVSEERERRQALKELEALTDQRLLDIGVERNDIAARVDSEMAKINLQRLGRMGLC; encoded by the coding sequence ATGGCAATCGACCTCGTGACCGCTCCGCATCCACGGAGGAACTCATGGCTGACCTCGATATTGGGGTTCGTTTCCGAAGAACGGGAGCGCCGGCAGGCGCTCAAGGAACTGGAGGCGCTGACCGACCAGCGGCTGCTCGACATCGGCGTGGAGCGAAACGACATAGCCGCGCGCGTCGACAGCGAGATGGCAAAGATCAATCTCCAGCGCCTCGGCCGGATGGGTCTTTGCTGA
- the gcvA gene encoding transcriptional regulator GcvA: MKMNIPGTRGLRSFDAAARHLNFSRAAAEIGVTPAAISHQIKEFEDQLGLELFTRTSRAMRLTQAGALLHQATSEALDLLGHAVSRAKKLSRGVSQLRLSLDPVLATKWMMPKLERFRRACPDIDLRFDVSFELGEFGYDDIDIAVRYGTGKYPGLLAHRLFENEIIPVCSPRLLRSGPPLQEPRDLLKHTLVHIEWTRDGVTWPNWRTWMAAAGVEDFDADRCVVLRESSHVIQAAIEGSAIALCDFAMVASDLSEGRLVRPFELGIKVSDEFAYHLVYPAESRNDPRIVAFRDWLLDEVHNPQMDPLLLG, from the coding sequence TTGAAGATGAACATTCCCGGCACACGCGGCCTCCGCAGCTTCGATGCGGCCGCGAGGCACCTGAATTTCAGCCGCGCCGCAGCCGAAATCGGGGTAACACCGGCCGCGATCAGCCATCAGATAAAGGAATTCGAGGATCAGCTCGGCCTGGAACTCTTCACGCGCACAAGCCGCGCGATGCGGCTGACGCAGGCCGGCGCGCTTCTGCATCAGGCCACCTCGGAGGCGCTCGATCTTCTCGGCCATGCCGTGTCCCGCGCCAAGAAGCTGTCGAGAGGCGTGTCGCAGCTCCGTCTGTCGCTCGATCCCGTGCTGGCGACGAAGTGGATGATGCCGAAGCTGGAGCGCTTCCGCCGGGCCTGTCCGGACATCGACCTGCGTTTCGACGTGTCCTTCGAGCTGGGCGAGTTCGGTTACGACGACATCGACATCGCCGTGCGCTACGGCACCGGCAAATATCCGGGACTGCTGGCCCATCGGCTTTTCGAGAACGAGATCATACCGGTATGCAGCCCGCGCCTGCTGCGATCCGGACCGCCGCTTCAGGAGCCGCGTGACCTGCTGAAGCATACGCTGGTGCATATCGAATGGACGCGCGATGGCGTAACCTGGCCGAACTGGCGAACCTGGATGGCGGCGGCCGGCGTCGAGGATTTCGATGCCGACCGGTGCGTGGTGCTGAGGGAATCATCCCACGTCATCCAGGCCGCGATAGAGGGCAGCGCGATCGCGTTGTGCGATTTCGCCATGGTTGCAAGCGACCTGTCCGAAGGACGGCTCGTCCGTCCTTTCGAACTCGGCATCAAGGTCTCGGACGAATTTGCCTACCATCTGGTCTACCCGGCCGAGTCCCGAAACGATCCCAGGATCGTCGCCTTTCGCGACTGGCTTCTGGACGAGGTGCACAATCCGCAGATGGACCCTCTCCTGCTGGGTTGA